One window from the genome of Thermoplasmata archaeon encodes:
- a CDS encoding NADH-quinone oxidoreductase subunit M yields FGADELSVVLVFLNALLTPLALAVSWDEHHRVPAFFATFLFMETTITGVFLSLDLFQFLIFWEVGLVPMYLIIAVWGGPRKKYAAIKFFMYTFLASLPLLLAVFAFYFYSSPHTFDMRELIATVPIPREVGDLMFVALLIAFGTKLPTWPLHTWLPDAHVEAPTGGSVILAGILLKLGGYGLIRFNVQMIPQAAIDMYWLLAAVGVISILYGAVVCLAQDDLKRMVAFSSVSHMGFVTLGIAAGVYGYTQVGLRPGAVLGFSGAIFQMFAHGLVAAALFMVAGSLGHSLGTRNISELGGIAKKVPRLATFMMISFLASLGLPGLVGFVAEFSVFLGVYAAFGLWVFIPILTVILTAAYFIWAMQRSIFGPLNPKWEGAKDLHRFEVAPLAVLAASFAVFGIVPVLLLDLLSTWSSGILGGL; encoded by the coding sequence TTCGGCGCCGACGAACTCTCCGTCGTCCTCGTCTTCCTGAACGCCCTGCTCACCCCGCTCGCCCTCGCGGTCTCATGGGACGAGCACCATCGCGTGCCTGCATTCTTCGCGACCTTCCTGTTCATGGAGACCACGATCACCGGGGTCTTCCTGTCCCTCGATCTCTTCCAATTCCTGATCTTCTGGGAGGTCGGCCTCGTCCCGATGTACCTCATCATCGCAGTGTGGGGCGGTCCCCGGAAGAAGTACGCCGCGATCAAGTTCTTCATGTACACGTTCCTCGCTTCCTTGCCGCTCCTCCTGGCCGTGTTCGCCTTCTACTTCTACTCGAGCCCGCACACGTTCGATATGCGGGAGCTCATTGCGACCGTGCCCATCCCGCGGGAGGTCGGGGACCTGATGTTCGTCGCCCTGCTCATCGCGTTCGGGACGAAGCTCCCGACATGGCCTCTGCACACGTGGCTCCCGGACGCCCACGTCGAAGCGCCCACCGGCGGGTCCGTCATCCTCGCCGGGATCCTGCTGAAGCTCGGCGGCTACGGGCTGATCCGGTTCAACGTGCAGATGATCCCCCAGGCCGCGATTGACATGTACTGGCTCCTCGCCGCGGTGGGCGTGATCTCGATCCTGTACGGCGCCGTCGTGTGCCTCGCGCAGGACGACCTCAAGCGCATGGTCGCGTTCTCGAGCGTCAGCCACATGGGGTTTGTGACCCTCGGGATCGCCGCCGGAGTGTACGGCTACACGCAGGTCGGGCTGAGACCCGGGGCCGTGCTCGGCTTCAGCGGCGCGATCTTCCAGATGTTCGCGCACGGGCTCGTGGCCGCCGCCCTGTTCATGGTCGCGGGCTCGCTCGGCCACTCCCTCGGCACGCGGAACATCTCCGAGCTCGGCGGGATCGCGAAGAAGGTCCCGCGCCTGGCGACGTTCATGATGATCTCGTTCCTGGCGTCCCTCGGGCTCCCCGGCCTCGTCGGGTTCGTCGCGGAGTTCTCCGTCTTCCTCGGGGTCTACGCCGCGTTCGGCCTGTGGGTCTTCATCCCGATCCTGACCGTCATCCTGACGGCGGCGTATTTCATCTGGGCGATGCAACGCTCGATCTTCGGGCCGCTGAACCCGAAGTGGGAGGGCGCGAAGGACCTCCACCGCTTCGAGGTCGCGCCGCTCGCCGTCCTCGCGGCATCGTTCGCGGTGTTCGGCATCGTGCCGGTGCTCCTTCTGGACCTCCTCTCGACGTGGTCGAGCGGCATCCTCGGAGGGCTGTGA
- a CDS encoding NADH-quinone oxidoreductase subunit N produces the protein MSSYTVFLPEAILVVTALASAVLGFAWRRRPEALWALALVGTGLAVFITLDMMGLGITTALRVSLWPSPVGAEGDFTAELKMDVDRFALFFQVMFEFVALLAILASRGFIQKEEPHQGEYYALMLLAIVGMMFTAAATDLFVLFLAFETSSLSTFALVAYRKRDKQATEAAVKFFIIGAVSSGVVLFGISLIYGIAGTTSIPSTTDLALLRTHLDLTAYPAIEPPLIIALVFLIAGFGFKVAVVPFHMWAPDVYQGSPTTISVLLTSASKNVGIVALFRVFLIGLLNVQVDWVATLAILAIVTQTVGNVVAIPQRSIKRMLAYSSIAQAGYILIALAVGAVAIQSTSPTDNAANVAAYGLVGGMLHVFVYAAMKAGSFLVVAGTESRGVPDDIEAYKGLSRRMPFLAFSMMVFLLSLAGIPPLGGFFSKFVLFSSAVNAAAFNQWYLALAVSGVLNSALSLYYYARVIWYMYILEPEEGATKISAPRSIDAAVFIALAIVILTAILAAFFLNYLIQAAQGFFF, from the coding sequence GTGTCGAGCTACACGGTCTTCCTCCCGGAGGCGATCCTCGTCGTCACGGCGCTCGCCTCGGCGGTCCTAGGGTTCGCATGGCGGCGCCGGCCGGAGGCGCTATGGGCACTCGCCTTGGTCGGTACCGGCCTCGCGGTGTTCATCACGCTCGACATGATGGGCCTCGGGATCACGACGGCGCTGCGCGTGTCTCTGTGGCCGTCCCCCGTCGGCGCCGAAGGCGACTTCACCGCCGAGCTCAAGATGGACGTCGACCGATTCGCGCTCTTCTTCCAGGTGATGTTCGAGTTCGTCGCCCTTCTCGCGATCCTGGCGTCCCGAGGCTTCATCCAGAAGGAGGAGCCGCACCAGGGCGAGTACTACGCGCTCATGCTCCTCGCGATCGTCGGCATGATGTTCACCGCCGCGGCGACGGACCTGTTCGTGCTTTTCCTGGCGTTCGAGACGTCGAGCCTGAGCACGTTCGCCCTCGTCGCGTACCGGAAGCGGGACAAGCAGGCGACCGAGGCGGCGGTCAAGTTCTTCATCATCGGCGCGGTGAGTTCCGGCGTCGTCCTGTTCGGCATCTCGTTGATTTACGGGATCGCGGGCACCACGTCGATCCCGTCGACGACGGACCTGGCGCTCTTGCGGACCCACCTCGACCTGACGGCGTACCCGGCGATCGAGCCCCCGCTGATCATCGCCCTCGTGTTCCTGATCGCGGGATTCGGGTTCAAGGTCGCCGTCGTCCCGTTCCACATGTGGGCGCCCGACGTGTACCAAGGATCGCCGACGACGATCAGCGTCCTCCTCACGTCTGCGTCGAAGAATGTCGGGATCGTCGCCCTCTTCCGGGTGTTCCTGATCGGCCTGCTGAACGTCCAGGTCGACTGGGTCGCAACCCTCGCGATCCTCGCGATTGTGACGCAGACCGTGGGAAACGTCGTCGCGATCCCGCAGCGATCGATCAAGCGCATGCTGGCGTACTCGAGCATCGCCCAGGCCGGGTACATCCTGATCGCCCTCGCCGTCGGTGCGGTCGCCATCCAGTCGACGTCGCCGACGGACAACGCCGCGAATGTGGCCGCGTACGGCCTCGTCGGCGGTATGCTCCATGTGTTCGTCTACGCGGCGATGAAGGCGGGCTCGTTCCTCGTCGTCGCGGGCACCGAGTCGCGCGGCGTCCCGGACGACATCGAGGCGTACAAGGGCCTGAGCCGGCGGATGCCGTTCCTCGCGTTCTCGATGATGGTCTTCCTCCTGAGCCTCGCGGGCATCCCCCCGCTCGGAGGGTTCTTCTCGAAATTCGTCCTCTTCTCGAGCGCCGTCAACGCGGCGGCGTTCAACCAGTGGTACCTCGCCCTCGCCGTGTCCGGGGTCTTGAACAGCGCCCTCTCCCTGTACTACTACGCGCGGGTGATTTGGTACATGTACATCCTCGAACCGGAGGAGGGGGCGACGAAGATCTCCGCCCCGCGGTCGATCGACGCTGCAGTGTTCATCGCCCTGGCGATCGTGATACTGACCGCCATTCTCGCAGCGTTCTTCCTCAACTACCTGATCCAAGCCGCCCAGGGGTTCTTCTTCTAG
- the dinB gene encoding DNA polymerase IV, translating into MASASAGSRVVLHVDMDAFYAAVEIRENPALEGKPVVVGADPRKHPRGVVLTASYEARRYGLRSAMSCVEALRRCPDAIFVPPHFELYGRVSGEIMATLRGFADRLEPSGIEEGYLDVTNRCDGNFSRAQEIARDIKAAIRRDHRLSCSIGIAPTKALAKIASDFEKPDGLTVVSPDHVVEFLAPIPVRKISGVGPKTAERLKELGLESIGDVQRTNRQDLVELLGAFGEYVYDVALGRDAGEVVEPSGPPESISTETTFAKDLDSYSTVWPELEALAKSLHEQLLLEKYAYRTVTLKARYSNFETHTRSRSLKIHTTDLDPILTLSQMMLKEVLAPDRKVRLIGVRLSHLKEHAAPQATLAKWSTIPPD; encoded by the coding sequence ATGGCTTCGGCCTCCGCCGGATCGCGCGTCGTGTTGCACGTCGACATGGACGCGTTCTACGCCGCCGTGGAGATTCGGGAGAATCCCGCGCTGGAGGGCAAGCCTGTCGTCGTCGGCGCGGATCCCCGCAAGCATCCGCGCGGCGTCGTCCTCACGGCGAGCTACGAGGCCCGACGCTACGGCCTGCGGTCCGCGATGTCGTGCGTGGAGGCGCTCCGCCGGTGTCCCGACGCCATCTTCGTGCCGCCGCACTTCGAGCTGTACGGCCGGGTGAGCGGCGAAATCATGGCGACCCTCCGCGGCTTCGCGGATCGTCTCGAGCCGAGCGGGATCGAGGAGGGCTACCTCGACGTCACGAACCGGTGCGACGGGAACTTCTCCCGCGCTCAGGAGATCGCACGGGACATCAAGGCCGCGATACGGAGGGACCATCGGCTCTCCTGCTCAATCGGCATCGCGCCAACGAAGGCGCTCGCGAAGATCGCGTCGGACTTTGAGAAGCCCGACGGCCTCACGGTCGTCTCGCCCGACCACGTGGTCGAATTCCTCGCACCGATCCCGGTCCGGAAAATTTCGGGCGTCGGCCCGAAAACCGCCGAGCGGCTGAAGGAGCTCGGGCTCGAATCGATTGGCGACGTGCAGCGGACGAACCGCCAAGACCTCGTCGAGCTCCTCGGGGCGTTCGGGGAGTACGTTTACGACGTCGCCCTCGGTCGCGACGCCGGCGAGGTGGTCGAGCCGAGCGGCCCACCGGAATCAATCAGTACGGAGACGACCTTTGCGAAAGACCTCGACTCGTATAGCACGGTCTGGCCCGAACTCGAGGCGCTCGCGAAATCGCTCCACGAGCAGCTCCTCCTCGAGAAATACGCATACCGGACGGTCACCCTCAAGGCCCGATACTCGAACTTCGAGACGCACACTCGGTCGCGCAGCCTGAAGATCCACACGACCGACCTGGATCCGATCTTGACCCTGAGCCAGATGATGCTCAAGGAGGTCCTCGCGCCCGACCGGAAGGTGCGCCTCATCGGCGTGCGGCTCTCGCACCTGAAGGAGCACGCGGCGCCGCAGGCCACGCTCGCGAAATGGTCGACCATTCCGCCCGATTGA
- a CDS encoding NADP-dependent malic enzyme: MVATKKRARSKDVKAPTPQEVADNLRKANLPKEQSAKYHPYYQGKIEIVPRVPVRTFNDFAIWYTPGVAQPCLDIYANPEKVWTLTNKWNQVAVVTDGTRVLGLGDIGPEAGLPVMEGKALLFKYLGGVDAFPVPLATKDPEKITETVKLITPSFGGVNLEDIAQPKCFGILERLRKECEIPVWHDDQQGTATINVAGVINALKVVGKKVADVTITLVGAGASNIRTAKLLIAAGAKPGHLILVDSKGIVGRRRADIEAAAADYHEKWELAQTTNAEGREGGIPEAMADADVVIAASKPGPGVIQKDWVASMADDSILFAIANPVPEIWPWEAAEAGARVIATGRSDFPNQVNNSLGFPGIFRGTLDVRARTITDEMCIAAAEELARVQEERGLDEEHIVPTMEEIDVFAREAAAVGRKAIDQGIARVTKSRDELLEGALALIRRAHEETKFLMQDGFIRPPPP, encoded by the coding sequence ATGGTCGCGACCAAGAAGCGCGCGCGCTCGAAGGACGTCAAGGCGCCGACGCCACAGGAGGTGGCGGACAACCTCCGCAAGGCGAACTTGCCGAAGGAGCAGTCCGCGAAGTACCATCCGTACTATCAGGGCAAGATCGAGATCGTCCCGCGGGTCCCCGTGCGGACGTTCAACGACTTCGCGATCTGGTACACTCCCGGCGTGGCGCAGCCGTGCCTCGACATCTACGCGAATCCCGAGAAGGTCTGGACGCTGACGAACAAGTGGAACCAGGTCGCCGTCGTCACGGACGGCACGCGCGTCCTCGGCCTCGGCGACATCGGTCCCGAAGCGGGCTTACCGGTCATGGAAGGCAAGGCGCTCCTGTTCAAGTACCTCGGAGGCGTCGACGCGTTCCCCGTCCCGCTGGCGACGAAGGACCCGGAGAAGATCACCGAGACCGTCAAGCTCATCACGCCCTCGTTCGGTGGCGTGAACCTCGAGGACATCGCGCAGCCGAAGTGTTTCGGCATCCTGGAGCGGCTGCGCAAGGAGTGCGAGATCCCGGTCTGGCACGACGACCAACAAGGGACCGCGACGATCAACGTGGCCGGCGTCATCAACGCGCTGAAGGTCGTGGGCAAGAAGGTTGCTGACGTGACGATCACCCTCGTCGGCGCGGGCGCCTCGAACATCCGGACGGCGAAGCTGCTCATCGCCGCCGGCGCGAAGCCGGGCCACCTCATCCTCGTGGACTCGAAAGGGATCGTCGGTCGTCGGCGCGCGGACATCGAAGCGGCGGCGGCCGATTACCACGAGAAGTGGGAACTCGCCCAGACGACGAACGCCGAAGGCCGCGAGGGTGGCATCCCGGAGGCGATGGCCGACGCCGACGTTGTGATCGCGGCGTCAAAGCCCGGACCCGGCGTCATCCAGAAGGACTGGGTGGCGTCGATGGCAGACGACTCAATCCTGTTTGCGATTGCGAACCCCGTGCCGGAGATCTGGCCGTGGGAAGCCGCGGAAGCCGGTGCGCGCGTGATCGCGACGGGCCGTAGCGACTTCCCGAATCAGGTGAACAACAGCCTCGGCTTCCCCGGCATCTTCCGCGGCACCCTCGACGTGCGGGCGCGGACCATTACAGATGAGATGTGCATCGCCGCGGCGGAGGAGCTCGCGAGAGTCCAGGAGGAGCGCGGGCTGGACGAGGAGCACATCGTGCCGACCATGGAGGAGATCGACGTCTTCGCCCGGGAGGCCGCCGCCGTCGGCCGGAAGGCGATCGACCAAGGGATCGCCCGCGTCACGAAGAGCCGCGACGAGCTCCTCGAAGGCGCCCTCGCGCTGATCCGACGCGCGCACGAGGAGACGAAGTTCCTGATGCAGGACGGCTTCATCCGGCCACCCCCGCCCTGA
- a CDS encoding DUF5781 family protein: MLLTVVDKAGGGGVREVREAFETVERGYAEEGLRLRSPVSAEIVSMPIMGASKSLSDRHTLFVSVRAVQSGTLDGLVAHEMGHMLRTEARHASHDPDVYGAVSREVRIPQAGEDAFSQAFNHIQDIYADDLAFLVFASDGGDRAYRFFAGWVDGNAGMRGEDRWRNVGLAVSNGFSLGNLRRHALIAADDPLWVRARTFDREAGFVTVDALAEFFANLPNDPSGAAFLFEVRRLASLMTKAAQT, from the coding sequence GTGCTCCTCACGGTGGTGGACAAGGCGGGCGGGGGAGGGGTGCGGGAGGTCCGAGAGGCGTTCGAAACGGTCGAGCGCGGGTACGCGGAAGAAGGCTTGCGGCTGCGGTCGCCGGTCTCCGCCGAAATCGTCTCCATGCCGATCATGGGCGCCTCGAAATCCCTGAGCGACCGACACACGCTCTTCGTCTCCGTGCGGGCGGTGCAATCGGGGACACTTGACGGCCTCGTCGCCCACGAGATGGGCCACATGCTCCGCACGGAAGCCCGCCACGCCTCGCACGATCCGGACGTTTACGGAGCCGTCAGCCGGGAGGTGCGGATTCCCCAGGCGGGGGAGGATGCGTTCTCGCAGGCTTTCAACCACATCCAGGACATATACGCCGACGACCTGGCGTTCCTCGTCTTCGCCTCGGACGGCGGGGACCGAGCGTACCGATTCTTTGCGGGCTGGGTCGACGGGAACGCGGGGATGCGAGGCGAAGACCGCTGGCGGAACGTCGGGCTCGCGGTGAGCAACGGGTTCTCGCTCGGCAACCTGAGGCGGCACGCGCTGATCGCCGCGGATGACCCGCTATGGGTTCGAGCGCGGACGTTCGACCGGGAGGCCGGCTTCGTCACGGTCGACGCCCTCGCGGAGTTCTTCGCGAACCTCCCAAACGACCCTTCCGGGGCGGCGTTCCTTTTCGAGGTGCGGAGGCTTGCCAGCCTGATGACCAAGGCCGCCCAGACGTAG
- a CDS encoding Mrp/NBP35 family ATP-binding protein: MAEELETAQIPPHIMAAMRERMKMAQRMSRIKHKIVVMSGKGGVGKTTVAANLACVLAEEGAVGLVDADVTGPDVAKIMGVEDAQVKATATGLEPTIGPAGVRVISMAQLIERDTAVVWRGPLKIKALKQMLSDTEWGDLDYLVIDLPPGTSDEPLSVAQEIPDADGAVVVTTPQEVSLLDVRKSIAFAKAVKLDILGVIENMSGFVCPHCGKPTDIFKVGGGEAAAKEMGLPFLGRIPLDPRIVIGGDAGKPFVIEHPDSEAAKAFRTIVVNLRPQLKEAKPRPTGPLAQ; this comes from the coding sequence TTGGCCGAAGAACTCGAGACCGCGCAGATTCCCCCGCACATTATGGCGGCGATGCGCGAGCGCATGAAGATGGCGCAGCGAATGTCCCGCATCAAACACAAGATCGTCGTCATGTCAGGAAAAGGCGGTGTCGGCAAGACAACTGTTGCCGCCAATCTGGCGTGCGTCCTCGCCGAAGAAGGCGCCGTCGGCCTCGTCGACGCGGACGTCACAGGTCCCGACGTCGCGAAGATCATGGGCGTCGAAGACGCGCAGGTGAAGGCGACCGCGACGGGGCTCGAGCCGACGATCGGCCCTGCCGGGGTGCGCGTGATCTCGATGGCCCAGCTCATCGAGCGCGACACCGCGGTCGTCTGGCGAGGGCCGCTGAAGATCAAGGCGTTGAAGCAGATGCTCTCCGACACCGAGTGGGGCGACCTCGACTATCTCGTGATCGACCTCCCACCGGGGACGAGCGACGAGCCGCTCAGCGTCGCCCAGGAGATCCCCGACGCGGACGGCGCGGTCGTCGTGACGACGCCACAGGAGGTGTCTCTCCTCGACGTGCGTAAGTCGATCGCCTTCGCGAAAGCGGTGAAGCTGGACATCCTTGGAGTCATCGAGAACATGAGCGGGTTCGTGTGTCCGCACTGCGGCAAGCCGACGGACATCTTCAAGGTCGGTGGCGGCGAGGCCGCGGCAAAGGAGATGGGCCTGCCGTTCCTCGGCCGCATCCCGCTCGACCCGCGGATCGTCATCGGCGGAGACGCCGGCAAGCCGTTCGTGATCGAGCATCCGGACTCCGAGGCGGCAAAGGCGTTCCGAACGATCGTCGTGAACCTGAGGCCGCAGCTGAAGGAAGCGAAACCGCGCCCGACCGGTCCGCTCGCGCAGTGA
- the trxA gene encoding thioredoxin, producing MEDPDLEAIRARKRQELLAALAPKPAPPAWTGPITLTDTTFEAEVRRPGLLLVDFWAEWCGPCHRVAPVLEDIAKARVGRMRLGKLNVDESPQTPARFQVGSIPTMLLFKDGKLVEGLVGALPRAQIEAVVDRWT from the coding sequence ATGGAGGATCCCGATCTCGAGGCGATCCGTGCGAGGAAGCGTCAAGAGCTGCTCGCGGCACTCGCGCCGAAGCCCGCGCCGCCGGCATGGACCGGCCCGATCACCTTGACCGACACCACGTTCGAGGCGGAGGTCCGCAGGCCTGGGCTGCTGCTCGTCGACTTCTGGGCGGAGTGGTGTGGGCCGTGCCACCGCGTCGCGCCGGTCCTCGAAGACATCGCGAAGGCTCGAGTGGGCCGAATGCGCCTCGGCAAGCTGAACGTGGACGAGAGTCCGCAGACGCCCGCTCGGTTCCAGGTCGGCTCGATCCCCACGATGCTCCTCTTCAAGGACGGGAAGCTCGTGGAGGGCCTCGTGGGCGCGCTGCCGCGGGCGCAAATCGAGGCGGTCGTCGATCGGTGGACGTGA
- a CDS encoding DUF835 domain-containing protein: MQRRNGGLSLAASDSIVSYLSAASALFLSILIIVAIARQKTHRVFQKHVLLFAVSLLVCAIISNVLIGIYVTEPGQQFIQSLKDGIVLSKRVQATFDYLFAIAIGAFIVVATTPAISSRKDFAAYMTDEFPSSYVFYVFIMVITIITILVSPVQVISTNPTVISFEPYFLFINGFAVATLILYAPYRFVAYLRKTKPGQEVRRDTFLIIFGISGFAVGELLFEIFLPNNGIDLRAPGFIVEMALVGLIAFGVREKSFLQALILPEAEAHLLTKPTYELDRGHAYAVLERDAGQAFEIFKDSVTHGAQGLCITRRSPKSVMTEYGLEKTPVLWLSRVATEKNAIRPSPPEKVALAVEHFIEVSENPIVLLDGFEYLVSHNDFGSVLALLHDLSESVAMREAILLVPFDPTAFGEREIALVRRELRLLGQMAEEFGSVTKIPR; encoded by the coding sequence GTGCAGCGTCGAAACGGGGGACTCTCCCTGGCCGCCAGCGACAGCATCGTCTCGTACCTGAGCGCCGCGAGCGCGCTATTCCTATCGATCCTCATCATCGTCGCGATCGCGCGGCAGAAGACGCACCGGGTGTTCCAGAAGCACGTTCTGTTGTTCGCGGTCTCCCTGCTGGTCTGCGCGATCATCTCGAACGTCCTCATTGGGATCTACGTCACCGAACCGGGACAACAGTTCATCCAGTCTCTCAAAGACGGCATCGTCCTGTCGAAGCGGGTTCAGGCGACGTTCGACTACCTGTTCGCGATCGCGATCGGCGCGTTCATCGTCGTCGCGACGACGCCGGCGATCAGCTCGCGCAAGGACTTCGCGGCCTACATGACGGACGAGTTCCCGAGCTCGTACGTGTTCTACGTGTTCATCATGGTCATCACGATCATCACGATCCTCGTGTCCCCGGTCCAGGTCATCTCGACGAACCCGACCGTGATCTCGTTCGAGCCGTACTTCCTATTCATCAACGGTTTCGCGGTGGCGACGCTGATCCTTTACGCTCCGTACCGGTTCGTCGCGTACCTGCGTAAGACGAAACCCGGGCAGGAAGTCCGGCGGGACACGTTCCTCATCATCTTCGGGATCTCGGGGTTTGCGGTCGGCGAACTCCTCTTCGAGATCTTTCTCCCGAACAACGGGATCGACCTGCGGGCGCCCGGGTTCATCGTCGAGATGGCGCTCGTCGGGCTGATCGCGTTCGGGGTCCGCGAGAAGTCGTTCCTGCAGGCACTGATCCTGCCGGAGGCGGAGGCGCACCTGCTCACGAAGCCGACGTACGAGTTGGACCGAGGCCACGCGTACGCCGTCCTGGAACGGGACGCGGGCCAGGCGTTCGAGATCTTCAAGGACTCCGTGACGCACGGGGCGCAAGGCCTGTGCATCACCCGTCGCTCGCCGAAGTCCGTCATGACGGAATACGGGCTCGAGAAGACGCCCGTGCTCTGGCTGAGCCGCGTCGCGACGGAGAAGAACGCGATCCGGCCGTCGCCACCGGAGAAGGTGGCGTTGGCGGTCGAGCATTTCATCGAGGTGAGCGAGAACCCGATCGTCCTCCTCGACGGGTTCGAGTACCTCGTGTCGCACAACGACTTCGGCTCGGTCCTCGCCCTCTTGCACGACCTGAGCGAATCCGTCGCGATGCGGGAGGCGATCCTCCTCGTCCCGTTCGACCCGACCGCGTTCGGCGAACGCGAGATCGCGCTCGTCCGGCGCGAGCTCCGGCTCCTGGGTCAGATGGCGGAGGAATTCGGCTCCGTCACGAAGATCCCACGCTGA
- a CDS encoding polyprenyl synthetase family protein, whose product MTKELALVEERIRESIVSEEPLLHDIAAYVIEAGGKRIRPMVTLLAFQALGGTDVRQAIDLAAALEMIHSATLIHDDINDGGEMRRGRLAAYRKFGVQNALVTGDFLFVKAFGIGGKFDADIVELTAQACAALAEGEIRQQRHAYDTHVSREECLDIILRKTALPMMAGAKIAGLLAGARLEDVDAVGDYGLNLGIAFQIVDDILDVVGDALRLGKRPGTDLREGNVTLVAIHALNDGSRIDVPALARLIRKRRKQEADVQRGLALLRDSGAIEKARAEALTYAELAKKALDPIPDSEAKANMYRLVEYVLSRDA is encoded by the coding sequence GTGACCAAGGAACTCGCCCTCGTCGAGGAGCGGATCCGGGAGAGCATCGTCTCGGAGGAGCCTCTCCTCCATGACATCGCGGCCTACGTGATCGAGGCCGGGGGGAAGCGGATCCGGCCGATGGTCACCCTCCTCGCCTTCCAGGCGCTCGGCGGCACGGATGTCCGCCAGGCGATCGACCTCGCCGCCGCGCTCGAGATGATCCACAGCGCGACGCTCATCCACGACGACATCAACGACGGCGGCGAGATGCGCCGCGGCCGCCTCGCAGCCTACCGGAAGTTCGGCGTGCAGAACGCGCTCGTGACGGGGGACTTCCTCTTCGTCAAGGCGTTCGGCATCGGCGGCAAGTTCGACGCGGACATCGTCGAGCTCACGGCGCAGGCGTGCGCCGCGCTCGCGGAGGGCGAGATCCGGCAGCAGCGCCACGCGTACGATACGCACGTGAGCCGCGAGGAGTGCCTCGACATCATCCTCCGCAAGACCGCGCTTCCGATGATGGCGGGCGCGAAGATTGCCGGCCTGCTCGCGGGGGCGCGCCTCGAGGACGTCGACGCCGTCGGGGACTACGGCCTGAACCTCGGGATCGCCTTCCAGATCGTGGACGACATCCTCGACGTGGTCGGCGACGCCCTCCGGCTGGGGAAGCGGCCGGGGACGGACCTCCGGGAAGGGAACGTGACGCTCGTCGCGATCCACGCCCTGAACGACGGCAGCCGGATTGACGTGCCGGCCCTCGCCCGGCTGATCCGCAAGCGGCGCAAGCAGGAGGCCGACGTGCAACGAGGGCTCGCCCTCCTCCGCGACTCCGGCGCGATCGAGAAGGCGCGGGCCGAGGCCCTGACGTACGCCGAGCTGGCGAAGAAGGCGCTCGATCCGATCCCGGACAGCGAGGCGAAGGCGAACATGTACCGCCTCGTGGAGTACGTGTTGTCGCGCGACGCCTGA
- a CDS encoding NAD(P)/FAD-dependent oxidoreductase yields the protein MPTPYDVLVVGAGPAGGTAARYAARRGLRVLLVDKRKEIGVPVQCGEYVAHNDEVRAIFPTVSDLEDLMEIPYRVREVDTPVIRIWSPAGRRYDIPFRGFTVRRDKMDQGIADQAAAEGAEVATETTVLRVHGEDVETNRGSLRAKVIVGSDGPRSTVARSVGLEWPVSGPAMSATAEGDFGTATDLYFGNLAPGGYAWIIPKAGCANVGLGTWEHFRGNLRALFDRFTFDRGLEPGKATGGFVPVQGPPPRTVAGNAMLVGDAAGMVMATNGGGNNVAMIAGRIAGHTAADHLLDGTPIDAYEERWRSAVGGPLAQGVRIKHLADRFFGSDRLLELSMVLLGRRRMARAIRCQPLFVRGSASLL from the coding sequence ATGCCGACCCCCTACGACGTCCTCGTGGTCGGCGCGGGCCCCGCCGGGGGGACGGCGGCGCGGTACGCCGCGCGGCGCGGCCTCCGAGTCTTGCTCGTCGACAAGCGCAAGGAGATCGGCGTGCCGGTGCAGTGCGGCGAGTACGTCGCCCACAACGACGAGGTGCGGGCGATCTTCCCGACCGTCTCGGATCTGGAAGACCTCATGGAGATTCCGTACCGCGTCCGGGAGGTCGACACGCCGGTCATCCGGATCTGGTCGCCGGCGGGACGTCGCTACGACATCCCGTTTCGCGGCTTCACGGTCCGTCGGGACAAGATGGACCAGGGGATCGCCGACCAGGCGGCGGCGGAAGGCGCCGAGGTCGCGACCGAGACGACCGTCCTCCGCGTCCACGGCGAGGACGTCGAGACAAACCGCGGCAGCTTACGCGCGAAAGTGATCGTCGGCTCGGACGGTCCGCGCTCGACGGTCGCGCGGTCCGTCGGCCTCGAGTGGCCCGTGTCCGGACCCGCCATGAGCGCGACCGCAGAGGGCGACTTCGGCACGGCGACGGACCTGTACTTCGGGAACCTCGCGCCCGGCGGATACGCCTGGATCATCCCGAAAGCCGGCTGCGCGAACGTCGGCCTGGGCACGTGGGAGCATTTCCGCGGGAACCTCCGCGCGCTGTTCGACCGGTTCACCTTCGATCGAGGACTCGAGCCCGGCAAGGCGACGGGCGGGTTCGTGCCCGTCCAGGGACCGCCTCCGCGAACGGTCGCCGGCAACGCGATGCTCGTCGGCGACGCGGCGGGGATGGTCATGGCGACGAACGGCGGCGGGAACAACGTGGCGATGATCGCCGGCCGGATCGCGGGCCACACGGCGGCCGACCATCTCCTCGACGGCACGCCGATCGACGCATACGAAGAGCGCTGGCGTTCCGCCGTTGGCGGCCCGCTCGCGCAAGGCGTGCGGATCAAGCACCTCGCGGACCGCTTCTTCGGGAGCGATCGCCTCTTGGAGTTGTCGATGGTCCTCCTCGGTCGGCGGCGGATGGCGCGCGCGATCCGCTGCCAACCGCTGTTCGTGCGGGGCAGCGCCAGTCTCTTATAG